The Apium graveolens cultivar Ventura unplaced genomic scaffold, ASM990537v1 ctg2815, whole genome shotgun sequence genome includes the window gttggttgaaggtgatggcatggttgcaagctttgatgaaaatgttatatgttttattgtagggattgcaactgaagcttgtagagttgttttgtcttttatagcttccataatttgtttcagaaaatattggttctcctgaaccagggtttctatctccttttggagtttggtgattttctcattattggttgatatatgagaagtgacatcagtgatatatttctcaaaattttccatatcctgctaagaacaacaaacaattaaatttttcctttacaaaaacaaaatgcatgacattcaatggcatttaattttctaataattgatattaataattcatcaatataccttctattaggagtgaaataataaccaatgtgtttttctatttctagaaatcctttatatgcttcttctagtttttctgtattattttcatctaatccttCGAGAGCAAAATTTTTTATGAATTCTACAACTTCTGAAGTAGTAGTCCATATTATTAAAGATCCCGATATtattttccatggttgagcttgtctgcttgtatattctattttcattgtttattttctctactaagatagtcagctaacacattttttgttcctgatatattttttattacaaaatcataacaacagaaaaaagattgccattttcttcttttatttaattctggtaataattctattttattagtaataaagtcttttacttgagtattatctgttcttactacaaatttaacaggcaataaatgataatgaaacttcttaatcccatattttacagctaatagttctttttcatttatgtggtagtttgattcattaggtttccaagttcctcctgcatatccacatatatgtggcttttctttatctatgtcatcattctcatatgctattaggactgctccccatcctatatcgcTAGCATCGgtatataattctaaatgatctgtttctatgggtattctatattttggtaaatctttcaccttttccttaagattttttatacaattttcatgttcttttgtccattcaaaaagtttattttttgttagttcctgtaatggttttcttaatttaggtaagtctttaatatgatctgaggcaaaatttactattcctaaaaactgttgtacctcttttttattttctaatttatctttaaaatttacaatctttgttactacatgatcttgtaattgtataccttctttatctattttgtatcctaaatattctatcttattcttaaagatttcagatttcttttcagacaataatattccatgctggtttattgtttttataaattgctctaaatgttttatatgctcttctagagtttcactatatattaatatatcgtctacatatactatgcagaaatcttttaattttctaaagatttggtccattcttcgttgaaatatttgtggcgcattttttaatccaaagggtaatactatccattcataatgtccttgcggagcactaaaggctgttaaaggccttgattctttggttaattttatttgccaaaatccacttttacaatcgaatttactaaaccatttcttatttcctagtctatttataagatttcttttatatggtaagaaatatccatcaaatatagttttcttatttaattctctatagtctattaccatacgggcttttccccttttctgttcattatgttttcttacaaggaaagccgggctgctatgtggacttttactttcttgtattaattttaattttaataattcattggtttgattatcaaattctttttggtctgaagggctataccttataggtttagatcttattatatcattagagtttaataattttatttcagcatatatctttttcttatcccataaactcatgggattttctccgaagttggattttaataaattattatatttttcagttaattcttgtagattattatttctttctattcttagattgtttattcttatagtatttatagtacttattggcataattctttttaatactatccacttattacacggagtttgtaatgataaggtatttgaagttactatatgtgttttaaaataatctaagaagttatttcctaataatatagattgcttcatcttattctgatatacaataggtagactgaataatgttttatttagctttattctcatgttttttgctattacatctaattccttcttttgttcattaaatcctgataccctagttctatgtgcattagatttttcccatctatatgaagctaaaacttccttttttactagacatagatctgctccactatctataaatattttttgtattaggaatttatattttttatattctacatctgcttctatgtatattgctaccattcctcccaattgctttcactagatgattcataatttataaagtttatttcattatcagtagggctgagcaaaaccgaaccgaaaccgaaaaaccgaaccgaaccatgctaattcggttcggttcggtcctaaagttttcagaaattcggtctattcggtccggaccgaatagaccgaaataaaattcggttcggttcggttcttttcacaaatatttcggtccggaccgaatagaccgaatagaccaaatcataaatactataattttgtattatatatattttacatatatcttaaaaattataatcaaaatttttaatttgtaattatatttatggagtattagaactctacatatcacattactttaattatattttaaaatttacaatttatgatttaatttttaattcagttttatttttgaaaaaaatttcggtctattcggtccaaaaccggaccgaaccgaattatttcggttcggctcggtccggtccataatataacttcggtccggttcggtccaagaaaaaatgactatccggaccgaaccgaccgaatgatCAGCCCTAATTATCAGTTTCACTAATATAAAACTCTTCATATTCATACCATCTATTGTCATCTTTTTTAATTTGTTCTATTTCcattatgaattgtgatgtatttatattttactttcttttctttcagtttaGGAAATTTATTAGCATAATAtcctttttcattacaattccaacattcacattcacttatatctttctttttaaaaggttttcttctaaactttctcttatttttatatcttctccTATTTTTTTACCCAATAGGATCCGCATCAACATGCCTACTTCTCTTTAACAACCCCTGCGACCCAAACATAATCAGTTCTAACACATACAAACTGATATATCTACGGCGACGAGAATCCCGATTCCATCTCCTTTACATATCAGAGACACTCTAGTAAGTTTAATTGCTTTTTCAATCATTTCATAGCTTTGAATGTTTATCGAATTGATTTGATGCAGTGTATGCTCATATTAGGGCTTTTTTTAGTAAATATTGTTTATatattattcattttaaattGAGTTTAATTGTCTTGTTCTGTGTATGCCTCGTATCTAATTGTTATTTATTACTAAAGTAGATCATTATGTTAGACGGACATTGTGGTTATACTATTTGAAATACTATTTTGGGGATTTGGATTCATGAAATTTATATTGGTTGCAATGGGTGCTTGTTCATAAGTTTAAATTATAGCAGTACATTTGTGTAAGTTATATAAAATCCTGGGTTATAATACTTTGACACCGTCTTGTATTACACTCCCTGATTGCGGAATTAAAAGTTGTTATTACATGTCACTATACTTGTTAGACATAAATTTATAGGTTCGTTAATAAACTAGATTGCGGGTGTAGCTCATTAAGAAATTCATAGATGCTCATTAATTTATATGACTGAGCCGAGGTTCAATAGATTAAGAAAGTCTTACCAAATGTAGTAACCTAAATTAAAATATTACGTACTGTTGATTTGTACTTGTTATAAGATCATCTATATACTTAATGTTGTTTGTTAATGCTAATGTATACACTGTGTTAACTACCTTGCTTATTAAGTAATATCACAATGGTGTCTAGCTCAGTGACTTGAACTCCAACCCTAAGCATGTTGTCTATCTCATGCCTTAGCTTCTTTTGGACTTCAGGGTGATTAACCAATTCTGCAATGCTCTATTCAATAGACCGCAGTGTTGTGTCAATCGATGTTCTTGATATGAAATGATAAGATTAGACACTACATAGCAATCTGATACAACAGGATTTAAGATAGCCTCTTGACTCTAGCTTACATGCCTTATTGGCAATATAAGATTACAACAACATCTCTGGCTTTATAACAGTGATGAGTTTTAAACAAGGTTAAAAAGTTGTTAAATATTCGTGTCTGAATTTAATTGTTCTTTTAAACATGACGTCAAAGAGAAAGATTCCAGGAGCAAAATTAGCGGAAGCAAATGTACCAGCAATGTTAATGTTGTCAACAATATGATAAACATTGTCCTCGTTGATCTCTCCTTTTCTCTGAGCCTCTAAAATGTGATCCATGGCACACTTTAAGCTGTTGTTTTCTACTCTCTTTGTGTTTTCAAGTATCCTGTTACAAATTCAGAAAGACTTGTACTTAATGTTGTTTGTTAAGATCACTTTTGAAGTTTTAAATATCTAATCCATTGTGATAATGTTTTTTCTTATAGGTCATGGATCTGAATGACGAGTTAACTATGTTTCCTGGGCCTAAGATTTCTTCTTTGCTATACTTGCAGTCAAGCCATAGATCGTCTATTGTATGGGATGTTGGTGGTGGCGATTCTCAGCGATCTAGGCGGCGTAACCCTACACAAGCTAGGTTTCCTCCCCTACATGGTAGCATGATTCCTATTCTTGAGGACTTAAGATTTGACGGGGTTTCTAGACTTTCCTGTATCAATATTGACTGGAGCTTAATTACTGCGCTTGTGGAACGTTGGAGACCTGAGACGCATTCCTTTCATTTACCAGTTGGAGAGTGCACAGTTACCCTGCAGGATGTTGGTGTTCTACTTGGTTTACGCATAGATGGTGACGTTATTACTGGTACTACTGGTGGTGTGGATGGTGGATGGACAAATCTGGTTGAGCGCATATTTGGTAAGAGACCTAAAGAAGAAGATAAGGAGTTGAAAGGTGGACGATTACAACTGAGCTGGTTAACTTCATGTATTAAAAATCTTCAAGATTCACCATCTGAGGATGATGTTAAGCGTTATACTCAGTCATATATACTACAACTGATTGCCGGGATTCTATTTACTGATCATTCAGGCGGCCAAGTCCACTGCATGTATATCCCGCTAATACAAGACTTTGACCGTTGTAAGAGTTTAGCTTGGGGGGCAGCTGTACTTGCATACTTGTTTAGGGAGTTGTGCAAGTCGTGCAGGGCTGGAGTTGAGGAAATGGCAGGATGTGTTCTGCTATTGCAGCTTTGGGCATGGACCAGGTTACCGTTTTTAGCTCCTGTT containing:
- the LOC141700726 gene encoding serine/threonine-protein phosphatase 7 long form homolog isoform X1: MDLNDELTMFPGPKISSLLYLQSSHRSSIVWDVGGGDSQRSRRRNPTQARFPPLHGSMIPILEDLRFDGVSRLSCINIDWSLITALVERWRPETHSFHLPVGECTVTLQDVGVLLGLRIDGDVITGTTGGVDGGWTNLVERIFGKRPKEEDKELKGGRLQLSWLTSCIKNLQDSPSEDDVKRYTQSYILQLIAGILFTDHSGGQVHCMYIPLIQDFDRCKSLAWGAAVLAYLFRELCKSCRAGVEEMAGCVLLLQLWAWTRLPFLAPVPRGPVLETLDNPLWCDRAGPYGMR
- the LOC141700726 gene encoding serine/threonine-protein phosphatase 7 long form homolog isoform X2; this translates as MIPILEDLRFDGVSRLSCINIDWSLITALVERWRPETHSFHLPVGECTVTLQDVGVLLGLRIDGDVITGTTGGVDGGWTNLVERIFGKRPKEEDKELKGGRLQLSWLTSCIKNLQDSPSEDDVKRYTQSYILQLIAGILFTDHSGGQVHCMYIPLIQDFDRCKSLAWGAAVLAYLFRELCKSCRAGVEEMAGCVLLLQLWAWTRLPFLAPVPRGPVLETLDNPLWCDRAGPYGMR